The genomic interval CAACAACTAAAACTATAAATGACAAACAATGAAACAAAAACAGCTGCACTAGTGCTTAGTGTCTTCTCCAGGCAAGTCTTCTGCATTTGATTTAGGAGGGTACACTTCCTTCTCAGTCACATGTTTAACATCACAGCACTCGAACTGCAGACACTCAGAGTGCATTACTTTCACCTCTCCCATGGTAGTGGTTACCTTCAAATAAGATTACCAACTATCTAGAATCAGGAAGTAAGCTTAAGGACCTGCATGTAGGTACACATTTAGAAATAATCCTAAAACTTCTAAAGGCATATTTAGTCACCCCATCAAGCCAGGTAAACACCAATGCATCATTGCTTTCTTCTATACTGAGGCAGACCAATTGAAATCAGCATCAACAAAATCGATAAATGCAGCTCCAATCAACACTACTCATAGAGGAGAACACATCAAAACTATTGTATACATAAAGAGTTCCACATATAACTACAAGGTAGCACTGGGGTCCTTGACAGCCTCCAGCAGTAAATAGAAACCAACAGCATTGAATGGTCACTTGGATCGTGGAAGTTCTCCCAGTACCAAATCCAACTATACTGGACAACATCAATAAACACTCCAACCTATGTTGAAAGCAATAATCACTCAATCAAATGAATCCCTTATGATATAAATATACTTATATGTTGGTTGTTCATGAAGGACAGGCCTACCTTAAATTGCAGTTCTGCATCGACTCCTCTGAGAACCGAAACTTAACAAAAGGAAATACACAAAAACTGTATATCTTCTGCACCTTGATAGATTCCTCTGGATCAAATTACAATCCTTACCTTCGTTAGCTAGGTAACTTGACAGTGGACTACGCACTCACTGCCAATAAAGAGCATCAAGACTACGCCAGGGACTAGGTTATTGATATTCATAAACAAAGGCTGGAAGAAAAAGGGAGGAAGAATTTGTACAGATAGTAGTAACAAGTAATCACATTCCGCCGCAATGGAAATAGCATTAGGCCAGCTTTTTCAATGTTCCTAAACAGGCACGGAGAACATAGACAAATAATGAAAGGTGGCAATGCAGATATATACTTATTGGGTCATATTTCGCTTTAAAAGTCTAGTCGTATCGTACCCATGCATAACCAGGGGTTGAAATATAAACAAATCATAATCAAAACCAGTTCACGGTTTGTCCAATTGAACACTGATTTCTAATACACTATAGAAAATGGACTATTGACCGAGTTTAGTTTAAGCTCCTCCAACAATTCCACATATAATAATACCAAGATATGGATCGTCATATATAACTGAACCATAAAGAACataatcataattttaactgGAAAATCCAAAAATTAACAAGACCATGGGAAAGGAAGAACTACTCAAGGCACAGTTCATTTTGAACTCAACCGTATCGTTAGTTACTCCAACGTTTGAATCAAGGCTTTTTTTCTGACTTAACTATGATAATTCAACCTATTGAACCCCAAGTAGATCGTCCGATAACAACAGCAATCTTCTTGCCCGAAACCCAACGTTTTCTCAAATTCCATCAAACCAAACAAAACCTTGAAATTCACAGGGCATCCAATTGTGCAGCTACGTACAACTAAAGAAAAATCTTCTAAACGCagacaaaacaaacaaaattgtaCAGAATTCAAACAAACATGTAGAACTAAAAATTGCACAGAATTCTAACACCAGACAACGTAAAACGGAGCACCAACGGAAACAAACGAAAtttacaacaaaaaaaaaaaaaaaaaacacagctACGCTTGCTAACAGAGCAAAAAGAAATCGCAGTTattgttattaaaattattcaCAGATTTTGACAGAAATTAAACTAACGGCATTCTCATAACAACAACGAACTTTCAACTCGACGGCGACGTGATCGGCGATTAGGTTGGTTTATTCGTAGCTCCGATTCGAATCTTCTGCGAAATTCTTTTTTCTTCGAGATGCGAAGGGGAATGAAACGACGTCGAATTTATGTCCCTAACACGTAAACTATTATATCTTGAGCAATTATTGAActtgattttatatttaatattatagtaTTGAAacttaacataaaataaaacaacagagagagaaaaagagaaatattgaaagaagaagaaaatataaagaataaaagaatataGATTCACTAAGACGCTATTTTTATTTCACATAATGTTAGTTAGGAGATTATGTAATCATTTTTGTCTTTAAGAGACTTATTACtaagttaaaagaaaaattaatataaactattgTTGATCTCAATTATTAAGAATGTTAATATTTTTGGGACATAAAAGATGTATGAAAACTTTCACTACATTTTtttcaaagtaatcaattatgaaataattatcaaaataaatttatttctactTCAATTCCCAAGTCAAATTCTAAACTGTGAACACTTTTTCGagatatttttcctttttcgttatttttttttaaataaattgaaaaaaccaATCAAATTTACATTGATAATTGAACTCTCATTCGATCTTTAGAAGCCAAATTctcaacttaaaaaataaatcagtcTGAGTATTAGAGTGAGTAAGAATGATTTTATttgggtattttttttttaagatgggtttattttgagaaaaaatcACTTCCATTAACTTTAATTTCTAATTAATGTTAAACttttgtaataatatttttgttattagcATCTGTAGTAATAGTTTTGTAATAATATAACTCATCCAATCTTTTAAATGacttttttatctataaaaattgAAGTTCCATAGTTTtgtaatagattttttttaaatattgtgacatgttttctttataaacaaaaattaatagtGACTGAGAGAGTAACGGgctcaaaaattgattttttttctgttatgtTTCACTTTCTTTCTCATTTACTCTTAATTCACAGGTTTCCATTTTTAgtcaaaaatttataaaagttacTTCAATGTTTAACTAAGTGTTCAATacatattataataatgatGTAGATTTTGGTTATTGTGTAATTATACTCTTCTCGAACGGGTTGAAATTAAGAGAATAATTTAAATCACTCTTCGGTTGGTCTGTACCTCCTTCCTTCTTGTCGAACGTACTCTCGTTCTTCCACTCCTCCTCTCCTTAAACTTCGAACTTGGATAGTACTTGCAAAATGTactccgacaatcaagtcagaCTACCGTACTCGACACTCAGTATGTGGTATTAAATGATTTCATATCTGATTTtgagatttgtatttatttatataattattataggTTATTTCTCGTTAAtggatttaataaaaatatattaataaattatagatCATTAATCAGTTTCATAATGATCATATTAATGACCAAGTATTGACTCTTATGTTCGGTCCTACAAACCTACCAGTACCTATACTATTtcataaatgataattaatgttttaaatattattcattGTGACGTATTATTATGTAAAAGTGGTGAATTTTCCTAACTcagttaaaaacaaaaataacattatttgaatattttagttTGGATTTATGATTATACGAAGATATATTTCTtcgttttattataattatttatttacatttttttactcTCATCAGTTTGATTCTTATAGTATGTAgtcaattttgttttattttttgactcaaatatattaaaatgatttCGTTAGTATCAATTACCATTGAGTTACTGTTAATTTTAGAATTCTAATTTTACTCTTAAAAGATTCATgcataaattaaaagaataaaatgtatttaaagtatttttacCTCTCAacattttataagattaatCATATAAGATTCCTAGAGTTAGGAAAATATTCACAATCTGTGCAATTTTGTTAATAATGTATTTTTGAGTGATTAAGGCTATGACAcgttttattatttctttaatagaCACGatttaaaatcttatatttagACTATGTATTTTGACTAATGATCTTGTTTTATTATACTTTATAGGTAAATTTTatcatcaaaatttaaaaaattcatgTTTAGTGGGTTTATCCATATCCCTTCTTCGTGTTCCATACTTACTTAATTTAattctaatattaatattattctaaCATGGGAAGATATACACGGAATGCAGGGCGCTACGTGGCGCCACATCATTGGATATTAATGGCGAGATATTTTCCAGAACAAAAAGACGAAAGTGAAGCTGTCACCGCGATCAAATCTTTCAGTCAGTTTCGAAGCCTCTCGAACCCGAACGCAGAACCTCACCACGCACGAGCCTATAAATTCGACGTCGTTTCGTTCCCCTACGCACTCCGAAGAAAAAAGAATTTCGCAGAAGATTAGAATCGGAGCTACGGATAAACCAACCTAATCGCCGATCACGTCGCCGTCGAGTTGAAAGTTCGTTGTTGTTATGAGAATGCCGTTAGTTTAATTTCTGTGAATAATTTTAGTAACAATAACTGCGATTTCTTTTTGCTCTGTTCGTTAGCGTggctgtgtttttttttttgtgaatttCGTTGCCGTTTTGTAGGCGAAGATAGTCGTTTCCGTTGGTACGTTATCTGGTGTTAGAATTCTGTGCAATTTTGTTTGTGTTGTCTGCGTTTAGAAGATTTTTCTCTAGTTGTATGTAGCTGCACAATTGAATGCCCCGTGAATTTCAAGGTTTTGTTTGGTTTGATGGAATTTGAGAAAACGTTGGGTTTCCGGCAAGAAAATTGCTGTTGTTATTGGACAATCTACTTGGGCAAGAGGTTGAATTATCATAGTTAAGTCAGAAAATGGCCTGGATTCAAACGTTGGTGTAACGATTCGGTTGAGTACGGAATGATCTGTGCCTTGCATAGTTGTTCCTTTCCCGTGGTCCTTGTTAATTTTTGGATTTTCTCATTAAAATTATGATTACGATTGTTCTTTATGGTTCAGTTATGTATGACGATCCATATCTTCGTATTATTAAGTGGAATTGTTGGAGGAGCTTAAACTAAACTCTGTCAATAGTCCATTTTCTATAGtgtattaaaaaatagtgtTCAATTCGACAACCGGGAACTGGTTATGATTCTGATTCGTTTATATTTCAACCCCTGGTTATGCATGGGTACGATACGACTAGACTTTTAAAGAGAAATATGACCCAATAAGTATATATCTGCATTGCCACCTTTCATTATTTGTCTATGATCTCCGTCTACTGTGGGCAAAAGCTTTGGAGCTTGGAGCCAATTTTGAAGTTGTTAAAGCTTCTAATGCGTGGGAGTGGGGATATCCTTTTGCCTTATTCCCAGGACCTATCCATTTGTTTCCGTGCCAGTTTAGGATCATTGAAAAGGCTGGCCTAATGCTATTTCCATTGCGGCAGAATGTGATTACTAGTTACTACTATCTGTACAAATTCTTCCTCCTTTTTTTCTTCCAGCCTTTGTTGTGTCTTGGTTGGTAGAAGAGAATATCTTGCTGCTCTCGTGCTATTTTGTTTATGAATATCAATAACTTAAGACCCTGGAGTGGTCTCGATGCCCTATTTTGGCAGTGAGTGCCTAGTTAACCAAGATAAGGATTGTAATTTGAACCAAAGGAATCTATCAAGGTGCAGAAGATATATACAGTTTTTGAGTGTTTCCTTTTGGTAAGTTTCAGTTCTTGGAGGAGTCAATGCAGAACTGCAATTTAAGGTAGGCCTGTCCTTCATGGACAATAAAACTAACAGATATACTGTATTTATATTATGAGGGATTCATTTAATTGAGTGATTTATTGCTTTCAACATAGGTTGGAGTGTCTATTGATGTTGTCCAGTATAGTTGGATTTGGTTCTGGGAGAAGTTCAAGGATTCAAGTGACCATTCATTCAATGCTACTGGTTTCTATTTTACTGCTGGAGGCTGTCAAGTACCCCAGTGCTACCTTGTAGTTAGTTATATGTGGAATTCTTAGTAAACAATAGTTTTGATGTCTTCCCTCTTGGAGTAGTGCTGATTGGAGTTGCATTAATCAATTTTGTTGATGCTGATTTCAATTGGTCTCCCGTGGTATAGAGGAAAGCAACGATGCATGGGTGTTTACCTGGCTTGATGGGGTTGACTAAATATGCCTTTAGAAGTTTTAGGATTATTTCTAAATGTATTCCTACATGCAGGTCCTTAAGCTTACTTCGTGCTTCTAGATAGTTGGTAATCTTATTTGAAGGTAACCACTACCATGGGAGAGGTGGCAGTAATGCGCTCTGAGCCTCTGCAATTCGACTGCAATGACATTAAAGACATGACTGAGAAGGAAATGTACCCTCCAGAATCAAATGCAGAAGACTTGCATGGAGAAGAATCATGTCAATCAACAGACCCCAAAAATATCAATGAATTGCGAGATAAGGGATATATGGAGTATGGGTAATTTCCTGTTCGCAAACTCTTCTCCACTCTGTAAGTGTTTTTCCTGTTTTTTGTTAAGGTTATGCTTTCTGTGCAGTTGTCAACATTACCGGAGAAGATGCCGAATCAGGTCCCCCTGTTGTAATGAGATTTTTGATTGCCGCCATTGTCACAATGAAGCAAAAGTAAGTAAGTTCCTCTAAGGTAGTTTTTTATGatagttttatttaatatatggTGGTCTTCGTAACTAGAACAGCTCAGTAGTTTTCGTGTGTATTTGTACCCAATTTTATTGAATGCTTCTTTTGATTATTGCCACTGTCATTCTTTGATTGCTTTTAAAGTAAAGTATAAGTAGAGCACTGTCCAGTCCAGAGTATTATAACTTAATTTTGTCTTCCATTCCATTTATTTTGGTCTTTTATTCATGGTGACCTCCTTCTCTCTATATACCCCCTGCCTCCTTTCCCATGGAGACAAGGCTCGCCGAACTAATTTGAGTAGTTGTTATCTGAGTTGCTTAAATTAGGAAAAGCAAGTATAAATGTTTTCAGCCTTCTGCTGTTTTAATGTAATGACTCACCTCCCTTGTAGGGGGGCCTCAATGTGCTATAGGGAAAGGGAAAGCGTGACTCATGAATTGTGACTTGTAATGATCAAGGAGTGGTCTGATTGTGTTTCATTCTTATGTTGTAGCATTACTTTTTACTTTTCAGGAACTTACTTTATTAACATGTTTTCCGCAGAATGATATCAACATTGATCAGAAGGATAGACATGACATTCCCCGGCACCAAGTCAAACAGGTATGGCTATTTCATTTAGGAATtggaatattaataattttgtttttcatatccTGACTTTGTTATTTCATGGTGATCAAGGAATTCCTCAATCCTAATGAAATAATTTTGACATACGCAGGTGATTTGTTCACTTTGTGGGACAGAACAAGAGGTGAGTTCAGAAATTCTTTAATGTCTTTCTGCTTGATTCTTATTTtggtttacaattttttatcgccaaataaatagaaaattccaCTGCATGTGTGCATAACAGGATTCTCGTGAGTTTATAAAGATATTGACCCAACACTGGACAAATAAGCTGCTTTATTGAAATTACTTCTGTCTTATTTTATTCAACAAAAAAACACTTTGAACTTACATTTCATCATTTACAATCTGCATTGCTAATTTCTTATTCTACTGATTTTAACTGCTTCCAGGTTCAGCAGAACTGTATAAATTGTGGTGTTTGTATGGGCAAGTACTTCTGTGGAACATGCAAGCTTTTTGATGATGATGTAAGTAAATAATCCTGGAACTAATGACCATATTATTATCTTAGCAATGTAGTTTTACTATTAatattgtttcttcttcttattattattcattatttattaatatggaGAAAGGATTGTTAATCAGTTTAGGGGAGAGAGGAGTTAATTGATTTTTGCACCGAAACAATGATTTATTTTCCCTTTGTTTATGGATttgagtaattttttaaaaaacattcaAAAATGGGTTAAGGTAACTTCATTAGGAGAAGTCATCACCCAAATGATGACTttggtttttaatttttctttaactaAGAAGTTATCATCTTTATCACTTCGGtgtttttgtaattgtttttaagTAGATGAAGTTTTCATGCATAATACATGCCGAGACTTTcataattaatttcaatttttatttcatcTTCCAATTAACGAAACTTAATTGAACTTAagttacaaaaaaattattcaaaatctatCGTCTAAAAAAGCCTTactacattttaaaattataaacacctaaatattatttttaaaaatatagaaaaacactaattatgaaatttaattcttaaatttaaattaaaaacctAAATTACTAGTTACTAGATACATAAAAGAGctcatttaatataaaaacataaaaaagaagtaaactctctTTATCATGGACACTTCActtaaagtttaatttaaagTAAACTCTCAATTCGTATTAtgtttttaacttgtttttttaATCTGCTGCAGATATCTAAGCAGCAGTACCATTGCAGTGGCTGTGGAATTTGCAGGTATGAATTGTTATCTAGTAACTTTATCTAAGAGATCAACGTCTCTGCATTTTAGGCAGGGATGGTAATGCATTGGAAGGGGACTCCTCCTTTTTTCTCGATCcagtttttcaaaatgttaGTTGAGCTACCcagtaatattttttcttacttGGCCACCTTAACTAAGTCTAGCAGCCACCCAAATACATATGTTCATATGATTGTCCAACTTTTGCCTTCTTTCTTTTTTGCGTTGGACTTAAAATATCACTTTTTAGGATATCTTGAAGCTTTATATGTTATGCCTTTTAAGATTGACTAGGATTTGTATCAAAATTCAGACTGATTGATTTGGATATCTTTTCACTTAATACAGAACTGGAGGAAGCGAAAATTTCTTCCATTGCTACAAGTGTGGTAAGtgctttttttaattttttttcctacatCATTCCAATGCGTTTTAATAAGTACAGTAGcgattcatttattttaaaatatacatgTTTGGTCATTACATTTTGAAATTATCTGTACAGGTTGTTGCTACTCGACTCTGCTGAAAAACAGTCACCCTTGTGTAGAAAGAGCAATGCATCATGATTGCCCTGTTTGTTTTGAAGTAAGTTCTCTTAGAgcttttgtaatttaaaaatatcactCTGACAGCTCTTTTAATTGCTGGAGGCTGATTCGATCACACCAAATTTGATGATTGCAGTATTTATTTGAATCAAGAAATGATGTCACTGTTATGCCATGCGGACATACAATCCATAAGAGCTGCCTGAATGAAATGAGGGAGCATTTCCGGTGAGTACCAAGTTTCTCACCTCCGTATTCTCCATATTTATCTGAAAAACTATCCTGTTACTTAACTTTGATTCTATATACCAGGTATGCCTGCCCTCTCTGCTCGGCGTCAGTCTGTGATATGTCAAAGGTTTGGGAGAAATTTGACCTAGAGATTGCTGCTACACCAATGCCTGAACCTTATCAACATAAAATGGTCAGTGCTCCTATTTTAACTACGATGATTGTGGATATTACATGTTATACATACTAATTACACAATAACCTACACCTTCGATATATTTTGTGGTTGCCCTAGATTTTTAAGCTTTTATCTTTTCGTTCTGCAATCTGCATGTATTTTTGTGGCATGCCCAATCAAATATCAGACGGCCTAATGTTGTTTCTCTCCACAGGTTTGGATTCTTTGTAATGACTGTGGTAAAACTTCTCACGTTCAGTTCCATTTTGTGGGTCAAAAGTGCCTGAACTGCAGGTCCTACAATACACGACAAACATGAGGCTGAGCAAGTGGCGACGATATTATACATTGGTTTCATCAAACGCATTCACAGGAGTTATCCTGATATTGTGGTGATTCGTAAAGGCATTACGGAAAAGCCACTCAACGGTACCAATTTCGTGCTAAATCCAATATTTGTATTGTGG from Phaseolus vulgaris cultivar G19833 chromosome 1, P. vulgaris v2.0, whole genome shotgun sequence carries:
- the LOC137813379 gene encoding probable E3 ubiquitin-protein ligase RZFP34, which codes for MGEVAVMRSEPLQFDCNDIKDMTEKEMYPPESNAEDLHGEESCQSTDPKNINELRDKGYMEYGCQHYRRRCRIRSPCCNEIFDCRHCHNEAKNDINIDQKDRHDIPRHQVKQVICSLCGTEQEVQQNCINCGVCMGKYFCGTCKLFDDDISKQQYHCSGCGICRTGGSENFFHCYKCGCCYSTLLKNSHPCVERAMHHDCPVCFEYLFESRNDVTVMPCGHTIHKSCLNEMREHFRYACPLCSASVCDMSKVWEKFDLEIAATPMPEPYQHKMVWILCNDCGKTSHVQFHFVGQKCLNCRSYNTRQT